One window of Methanobacterium alkalithermotolerans genomic DNA carries:
- a CDS encoding pyridoxamine 5'-phosphate oxidase family protein, whose product MVLNEEMMEAIEKNLVFLATVSKEGVPNVVPIGFARPLNENTILIADNYMNKTIKNLEDNHKLSLIVQDAKSLPYQFKGTVEIFKSGEYFDEVVDWAQNVMSELEPKSAILFTVEDIYSVKPGPEAGKKIA is encoded by the coding sequence ATGGTACTAAATGAAGAAATGATGGAAGCAATAGAAAAAAATCTGGTTTTTCTAGCTACAGTAAGTAAAGAAGGGGTTCCTAATGTGGTACCTATTGGATTTGCTAGACCTTTAAATGAAAATACAATTCTTATTGCTGATAATTACATGAATAAAACTATTAAAAATTTAGAAGACAATCACAAGCTATCTTTGATAGTACAGGATGCAAAATCTCTTCCGTATCAGTTTAAAGGAACGGTAGAAATTTTTAAATCAGGGGAATATTTTGATGAGGTAGTGGACTGGGCTCAGAATGTGATGAGTGAACTGGAACCTAAATCCGCTATTCTCTTTACTGTGGAAGATATTTATTCAGTTAAACCTGGACCTGAAGCAGGTAAAAAAATAGCTTGA
- the cysK gene encoding cysteine synthase A has translation MVKLPQLKRGIANDITETIGNTPLVRLNNITKGLKADVVVKIEAFNPVSSVKDRIGVAMVEYGEEQGLIKEDSVLIEPTSGNTGIALGFVAAAKGYRLILTMPDTMSLERRKLLAVFGAEIVLTPGAEGMGGAIAKAEQLAQEIPNAVMPQQFKNPANPKIHRETTAEEIWRDTEGKADMIVAGVGTGGTITGIAEVFKDRKPGFKAVAVEPKASPVLSKGEKGPHKIQGIGAGFVPDILRTDLIDEIITVKDEDAAATMLKLARKEGIFGGISCGAATWAALELAKREENEGKLIVAVLPDTGERYLSTEWVFDELYKSYDQAMFPH, from the coding sequence ATGGTTAAATTACCCCAACTTAAAAGAGGAATTGCAAATGACATAACCGAAACCATTGGAAATACTCCTTTGGTTAGGTTGAATAATATTACTAAAGGACTAAAAGCCGATGTAGTAGTTAAAATAGAAGCTTTTAATCCTGTTAGCAGTGTAAAAGACAGAATTGGAGTGGCAATGGTAGAGTACGGTGAAGAACAAGGACTGATTAAAGAGGATTCCGTCCTGATTGAACCAACCAGTGGGAACACTGGTATAGCCTTAGGCTTCGTTGCTGCAGCCAAAGGATATAGATTGATATTAACCATGCCTGATACCATGTCCCTAGAGCGAAGAAAACTTCTGGCAGTTTTTGGAGCAGAAATAGTTTTAACTCCCGGAGCAGAAGGTATGGGTGGTGCAATTGCTAAAGCTGAGCAACTAGCTCAGGAAATACCCAACGCAGTCATGCCTCAACAATTCAAAAATCCAGCCAACCCCAAAATCCATAGAGAAACCACTGCCGAGGAAATCTGGAGAGATACAGAAGGAAAAGCAGACATGATCGTAGCCGGTGTAGGTACCGGAGGAACTATAACTGGCATAGCAGAAGTATTTAAAGATAGAAAACCAGGATTTAAAGCGGTAGCAGTAGAACCAAAAGCTTCTCCAGTCTTATCTAAAGGTGAAAAAGGACCTCATAAAATTCAGGGTATTGGGGCTGGATTCGTACCTGATATTTTAAGAACAGATTTAATAGATGAAATCATAACAGTAAAAGATGAAGATGCAGCTGCAACTATGTTAAAATTAGCTCGAAAAGAAGGAATATTCGGAGGAATATCCTGTGGTGCCGCTACATGGGCCGCTCTAGAACTGGCTAAAAGGGAAGAAAATGAAGGCAAATTAATCGTAGCTGTACTTCCTGATACTGGAGAACGTTACCTGAGTACTGAATGGGTATTTGATGAACTATACAAATCCTATGACCAGGCCATGTTCCCTCATTAG
- a CDS encoding nitrogenase component 1 — translation MPPKEYDPDHKIDLDKNTCPNREQRANGTNVYYGKATQLIEDAKAGKTKCFDRELQQTSGCVLNFYLTVRVSTIRDAAIIYHGPLGCSSSSLGYREIFRSVPPELGRPEKFELNWITTNLQQSDVVYGASEKLKNAVLEAQKRYDPKAIFILTTCTSGVIGEDIEGAVNEIQPEVKAKIVPVHCEGVRSRLVQTGYDAFWHGVLKYLVKKPEKKQKDLVNVASMLSYTWQDRLEIKRLLGKVGLRVNFIPEFASVQQLEELSEAAVTAPLCPTYTDYLSRGLEQEFGVPYFLYPSPVGIKNTEEWLRQIGKHTGKEEEIEALIKEENKVWAPKLKAIRKKLLNYKGNGEKLEVLGSLGQGRLLSQIPYFDELGLSSSAALTQDFDNLILEDIENVVKETGDFDILVNTFQAAEQGHITRNRDPDITLTCPFQGGAYKREKSVTRLHALRGDPDPWSTQSGYAGAIAFGEFILQSLENKAFESTMKEKTADSYKDSWYDQPNPLKYVNTESSK, via the coding sequence ATGCCACCTAAAGAATATGATCCGGACCATAAAATAGATCTGGATAAGAATACCTGCCCTAACCGGGAACAGCGAGCAAATGGTACCAATGTGTACTATGGAAAAGCCACCCAGCTAATTGAAGATGCCAAAGCAGGAAAAACTAAATGTTTTGATAGGGAACTGCAGCAAACCTCAGGTTGTGTATTAAACTTTTACTTAACGGTAAGGGTATCCACTATCCGAGATGCGGCTATTATATATCATGGGCCATTAGGTTGCTCCTCTTCTTCTCTAGGATACAGGGAGATTTTTCGATCTGTGCCTCCTGAACTGGGCCGACCAGAAAAATTTGAACTTAACTGGATAACCACCAATCTGCAACAAAGCGACGTGGTTTATGGTGCCAGCGAAAAACTAAAAAATGCAGTACTAGAAGCACAGAAAAGGTATGATCCTAAAGCTATCTTCATTCTAACTACCTGTACTTCAGGTGTAATTGGAGAAGACATTGAAGGGGCTGTAAATGAAATACAACCGGAAGTTAAGGCAAAAATCGTACCGGTTCACTGTGAAGGAGTCCGTTCCAGGCTGGTACAAACAGGATATGATGCTTTCTGGCATGGAGTATTAAAATACCTGGTAAAAAAACCAGAAAAAAAGCAAAAAGACCTGGTCAATGTGGCCAGTATGCTATCTTACACCTGGCAGGACCGTTTGGAAATTAAAAGATTACTGGGAAAAGTAGGCTTAAGAGTAAATTTCATTCCTGAGTTTGCATCAGTACAACAGCTAGAAGAACTATCAGAAGCAGCTGTTACCGCACCACTATGTCCCACTTATACAGATTACTTATCCAGGGGTTTGGAACAGGAATTTGGAGTTCCTTATTTCCTTTACCCTTCACCGGTGGGTATCAAAAATACGGAAGAGTGGTTGCGCCAGATTGGTAAGCACACTGGAAAAGAAGAAGAAATTGAAGCCCTTATAAAAGAAGAAAATAAAGTATGGGCTCCTAAATTAAAAGCAATACGAAAAAAACTCTTAAATTACAAAGGTAATGGAGAAAAACTGGAAGTGCTAGGGTCCCTTGGTCAGGGGAGACTATTATCTCAGATACCCTACTTTGACGAGCTAGGACTTAGTTCTTCAGCGGCTCTAACCCAGGATTTTGATAATCTCATTCTGGAGGATATCGAAAATGTAGTTAAAGAAACTGGAGACTTTGATATTCTGGTTAACACTTTCCAGGCAGCTGAACAGGGACACATCACCCGGAATAGAGATCCAGATATAACCTTAACCTGCCCCTTCCAGGGCGGAGCTTATAAACGTGAAAAATCAGTTACCAGATTACATGCTCTGAGGGGTGACCCTGATCCATGGAGTACTCAAAGCGGCTATGCCGGTGCTATTGCATTTGGTGAATTCATTCTTCAATCCCTTGAAAATAAGGCCTTTGAAAGTACCATGAAAGAAAAAACTGCTGATAGTTACAAAGATTCATGGTATGATCAGCCCAATCCACTAAAATATGTTAATACGGAGTCATCAAAATGA
- a CDS encoding ABC transporter ATP-binding protein — MTKIEIENVSMHYEVDDRSFFVLENINLHLQDGEFVSIIGPSGCGKSTLIDIIAGLKKPSQGEVRVGGKKVQGPGPDLGIVFQDYSLFPWMTSYENLYFAIEHTNENSSKGEMSAKAKKYLDIVGLSNFSDKFPNTLSGGMRQRLAIARMFATDPKIFLMDEPFGALDALNRIHMQDLLLYLWSRGHSRETTLYVTHDVDEAILLSDKIVILTPSPGKIKDIIDVEFERPRCRSNLVKCAEYIRLRSDLLSILNEEMLDALSEQEKHMRDLA, encoded by the coding sequence ATGACTAAAATAGAGATTGAAAATGTTTCCATGCATTACGAAGTAGATGACCGAAGTTTTTTCGTCCTGGAAAATATTAATCTGCATCTGCAAGATGGTGAATTTGTGTCTATTATCGGGCCTAGTGGATGTGGAAAAAGCACTCTCATAGATATTATAGCTGGACTTAAAAAACCTAGTCAGGGTGAAGTCCGGGTAGGAGGTAAAAAAGTCCAGGGGCCAGGTCCGGATTTAGGTATTGTTTTTCAGGACTATTCTTTATTTCCCTGGATGACTTCTTATGAAAATCTATATTTTGCCATTGAACATACTAATGAAAATTCCAGTAAAGGAGAAATGTCTGCCAAGGCTAAAAAATACCTTGATATAGTAGGACTATCCAATTTTTCGGATAAATTTCCAAATACCTTATCCGGAGGCATGCGCCAAAGATTAGCTATTGCTCGCATGTTCGCCACAGATCCTAAAATATTTTTAATGGATGAACCATTTGGTGCTCTGGATGCACTAAACCGTATTCATATGCAAGATTTATTGCTTTATCTGTGGAGCAGAGGCCATTCCCGGGAGACAACTTTGTATGTTACTCATGATGTGGACGAAGCCATATTACTATCCGATAAGATCGTGATTTTAACTCCCTCCCCCGGGAAAATAAAGGATATAATTGATGTTGAATTTGAAAGACCCCGATGCAGGAGTAATCTGGTAAAGTGTGCGGAATATATTAGGCTAAGATCTGATCTTTTATCCATATTAAATGAAGAAATGCTGGATGCGCTATCTGAACAGGAAAAACACATGAGGGATCTGGCTTGA
- a CDS encoding NifB/NifX family molybdenum-iron cluster-binding protein — MVIEISFKVAICSKNGKMIDEHFGRATKFLIYKIDEDGSYQYIETRDNSPPSEKLEEHEKMLYNSMKIISDCKYLLASQIGPAANNKLSLQGIRSFGINMPIENALKRLGSSRSKNKFLENIQKPPRVFS, encoded by the coding sequence ATGGTGATTGAAATATCATTTAAAGTAGCAATTTGTAGTAAAAATGGAAAAATGATTGACGAACATTTTGGAAGGGCCACTAAATTTCTGATATACAAGATAGATGAAGACGGTTCCTACCAGTATATTGAAACCAGGGACAATAGCCCACCTTCGGAGAAATTGGAAGAACATGAAAAAATGCTATATAATAGCATGAAAATAATCAGTGATTGCAAATATCTCCTGGCATCTCAAATTGGTCCAGCAGCTAATAATAAATTATCTCTTCAAGGTATTAGATCATTTGGAATTAATATGCCCATAGAAAATGCCCTGAAACGTCTGGGAAGTAGCAGATCAAAAAATAAATTTCTGGAAAATATTCAAAAACCACCCCGGGTGTTTTCTTGA
- a CDS encoding ABC transporter permease translates to MIFKKESRSGSLRIKFNLQSIAVILIFLALLAFTWIKPSGAEFEEGRILFTGLIIIILALFALELFRSSTKYDKVNDIFLLVGLILAVWEIVSWFSIIDPNLLPSSEKVFSVYAQDYEVIITGIFSSLFLLITGYLLAIVTAIPLGLIIGWKKRLYNVAYPTAKAMGPIPPTVYIPYAIALLPSFFVSSVFVIFIGAFWPILVGVVGGVFNIDHRLINSARTLGLSDRTILWKVLLPGAAPSIFQGALIGLIISFITLMVAEIIGSSSGLGWYLQSQGQFANYGAVLAGMIVVSLVVIAVTTVFDQVQEYVLRWQRLN, encoded by the coding sequence TTGATTTTTAAAAAAGAAAGTAGATCAGGAAGTTTAAGAATTAAATTCAATTTACAGTCTATTGCCGTAATTCTTATTTTTCTGGCTCTTTTAGCCTTTACTTGGATTAAACCATCTGGGGCGGAGTTTGAAGAAGGTAGAATATTATTTACAGGATTAATAATTATAATCCTGGCATTATTTGCCCTAGAGCTTTTCAGAAGCAGTACTAAATATGATAAAGTAAATGATATATTTTTGCTGGTAGGACTTATACTGGCAGTGTGGGAAATAGTAAGCTGGTTTTCCATAATCGACCCCAACCTTTTACCATCCTCGGAGAAAGTGTTCTCGGTATATGCCCAGGATTATGAAGTGATTATTACCGGAATATTCAGTTCACTATTTTTACTTATTACTGGATATTTGCTGGCTATTGTTACTGCCATACCTCTGGGTTTAATCATAGGATGGAAAAAGAGATTATATAATGTTGCATATCCTACGGCTAAAGCTATGGGACCTATTCCTCCCACAGTTTATATCCCCTATGCTATAGCTCTTCTACCCAGCTTTTTTGTTTCTTCGGTATTTGTTATTTTTATCGGAGCATTCTGGCCTATTTTGGTGGGAGTGGTAGGAGGGGTGTTTAATATTGACCACCGTTTGATTAATTCAGCCCGGACACTGGGATTATCAGATAGGACCATCCTATGGAAGGTACTGTTACCTGGGGCTGCACCATCAATATTCCAGGGAGCACTAATAGGACTGATAATATCCTTTATAACCTTGATGGTTGCGGAGATCATTGGTTCCAGCTCTGGTTTAGGATGGTATCTCCAGTCCCAAGGCCAATTTGCCAATTACGGTGCAGTTTTAGCCGGTATGATTGTGGTATCACTGGTGGTAATTGCTGTTACCACGGTATTTGATCAGGTGCAAGAATATGTATTAAGGTGGCAGAGATTAAATTAA
- a CDS encoding MoaD/ThiS family protein, translated as MTKIKFLGSIREITGEKEFNIDFKGNLGDILDILDERYGKFKENILDDNGKIKDYIKILINGESPDSEDFYAYSLKNSDEIVIFQTIAGG; from the coding sequence TTGACTAAAATAAAATTTCTAGGTAGTATAAGAGAAATTACGGGAGAAAAGGAATTTAATATAGATTTTAAAGGTAATCTAGGAGATATTTTAGATATTTTGGATGAAAGATATGGAAAATTCAAAGAAAATATCCTGGATGATAATGGAAAAATAAAAGACTATATTAAAATCCTTATTAATGGAGAAAGTCCGGATTCAGAAGACTTTTACGCATATTCCTTAAAAAATAGTGATGAAATAGTTATTTTCCAAACCATAGCTGGTGGTTAA
- a CDS encoding nucleotide-binding protein, with amino-acid sequence MSKRKQIAIYGKGGIGKSTTTSNLSAALSDIGYSVMQVGCDPKNDSTNSLRGGKPIPTVMDTLRSESNDFEKVIHEGYNGILCVEAGGPEPGVGCAGRGIIAAIELLDNNGIIDDYDPDIVIYDVLGDVVCGGFAIPIRQGLAEQIYTVTSSDYMAIYAVNNLFKGILKYSGSGGGLLGGIIGNSIKSLAEKEMIEDFSHKTDSEVIQYVPRSPTVTKCELEGKTTIEGDPDSEQAEVYRELARKVINNQKKFIPKPFDADDLNNWGSTWVSRILLHQKTSSQGIQDDGSGV; translated from the coding sequence ATGAGTAAAAGAAAGCAAATCGCCATTTATGGAAAAGGAGGAATTGGTAAGTCCACCACCACCTCTAACCTTTCTGCGGCTTTATCAGACATAGGGTATAGTGTAATGCAAGTGGGATGTGATCCCAAGAATGATTCAACTAACTCATTAAGGGGAGGTAAACCTATACCCACAGTTATGGACACCCTTAGAAGCGAATCCAATGATTTTGAAAAGGTCATTCATGAAGGCTACAATGGTATACTTTGTGTTGAAGCTGGTGGCCCTGAACCCGGGGTGGGTTGTGCAGGAAGAGGTATTATTGCCGCCATAGAACTTTTAGATAATAACGGCATTATCGATGATTATGATCCAGATATAGTTATCTATGATGTTCTGGGAGATGTGGTATGTGGTGGATTTGCTATTCCTATTCGTCAGGGTCTGGCAGAACAGATATATACCGTGACTTCATCTGATTATATGGCTATATATGCTGTAAACAATCTTTTTAAGGGAATATTGAAATATTCTGGAAGTGGTGGTGGCCTCCTGGGGGGCATTATAGGAAACTCGATAAAAAGTCTGGCAGAAAAAGAAATGATTGAAGATTTTTCTCATAAAACAGACTCGGAAGTTATCCAATATGTTCCACGTTCACCTACTGTAACCAAATGTGAACTAGAAGGAAAAACCACCATAGAGGGTGATCCTGATTCTGAACAGGCGGAAGTTTATCGTGAATTGGCGCGAAAAGTTATCAATAATCAAAAAAAATTTATACCAAAACCCTTTGATGCAGATGACTTAAATAACTGGGGATCCACCTGGGTAAGCAGGATTTTGCTCCACCAGAAGACCTCTTCGCAAGGTATTCAGGATGATGGAAGCGGTGTATAA
- a CDS encoding ABC transporter substrate-binding protein, which produces MQIGYLSTLYHTSFQIKNIQTKIQGNTLEWKLFSTGPAMLEAFSSGEIDLGYIGLPPVIIGLSRGLKLKCVAGGHIEGTVLVATEEFDSYNNSTDIDSLISQFKGKTIGVPSKGSIHDVILRKITAGTDIQIKNYPWADFIPSALQDGAIDAGVGTPALAVASSHLASTHIVIPPNFLWPWNPSYGIVSSEDLINQNPEFIKDFLVNHEKMCNFIKNSPIQAAEIATKELGIKDVNFGVEIFKISPGYCASLPPEYIESSLKFVPELQKQGYIESKFNKSDIFYTEIIKEVHPENHHYK; this is translated from the coding sequence TTGCAAATTGGATATTTATCCACACTGTATCATACCTCCTTTCAAATAAAAAATATCCAAACTAAAATTCAGGGCAATACCCTGGAATGGAAGTTATTTTCAACTGGTCCAGCCATGTTAGAAGCTTTTTCATCCGGTGAAATTGATCTGGGTTATATTGGATTACCTCCTGTTATAATAGGTTTATCTCGAGGGTTGAAATTAAAATGCGTGGCAGGAGGGCATATAGAAGGTACAGTTTTAGTAGCTACTGAAGAATTTGATTCCTATAATAATTCTACCGATATTGATAGTTTAATATCTCAATTTAAAGGAAAAACGATAGGAGTACCATCTAAAGGAAGTATACATGATGTTATTTTAAGAAAAATAACAGCAGGAACAGATATTCAAATAAAAAATTATCCCTGGGCAGATTTCATACCCAGCGCACTCCAGGATGGAGCAATTGATGCGGGAGTAGGAACACCCGCCCTGGCTGTAGCTTCCTCCCATTTAGCCTCAACCCACATCGTAATACCTCCAAATTTTTTATGGCCCTGGAATCCCAGTTATGGAATAGTTTCATCAGAAGACCTGATAAATCAGAATCCAGAATTTATAAAAGATTTTTTAGTAAATCATGAAAAAATGTGTAATTTTATCAAAAATAGCCCCATTCAAGCAGCGGAAATTGCCACTAAAGAATTGGGGATTAAGGATGTTAATTTTGGTGTGGAAATCTTTAAAATATCTCCCGGTTACTGTGCCAGTTTACCTCCAGAATATATAGAATCCAGCTTAAAGTTTGTTCCAGAGTTACAAAAACAGGGTTATATTGAGTCTAAGTTTAATAAAAGCGATATATTTTACACTGAAATTATTAAAGAAGTTCATCCTGAAAATCACCACTACAAATAA
- a CDS encoding nitrogenase component 1, translating to MSYNDNGEVKNKNNPKEDFSSHELGKDHVEAPKYSCALGGAYGTALGVYGLVPLLHAGLGCGLGQLFGQLYAGGQNAGGPVGGTSTATTGLVEEHVIFGGEDKLRKLINASNEVYEGDGFVVISGCIPALIGDDVDAVIREYQNDIPIFHINAPGFNGNSYEGYELFFEALIDQILTPLPTKKGVVNILGVVPYQHIFWKGELLTIKKLLENIGLKPNIIFTEANGFEKLKNLPAAEYNIVLSTWNGHRTAKKLEEKFGIPSITFPSVPLGPKQTSHFLRTVGKKLDISPDKVENFIKEEERRSYRFIEYSGDALLIVRPHSYFAVVADSNTAIAINKFLVNEMGYLPDIIQLTDNPPEEYREEIIKALSEDLTSTIKPEVVFEVDSHLAREKLKDRPFQFLFASSIEANSAPELGALHVTVAFPSYNRIVLTDSYAGYDGGLRLIEDYISTFAGPL from the coding sequence ATGAGCTATAATGATAATGGTGAGGTAAAAAACAAAAATAATCCCAAAGAAGATTTTAGTAGTCATGAATTAGGAAAAGATCATGTAGAAGCACCTAAATATTCCTGCGCTCTGGGAGGGGCGTATGGAACTGCTTTAGGGGTTTATGGATTAGTTCCCTTACTCCATGCAGGATTAGGTTGTGGACTGGGACAACTCTTTGGCCAGTTATATGCAGGAGGACAAAATGCAGGAGGACCGGTAGGGGGAACCAGCACTGCCACCACCGGACTGGTGGAAGAACACGTGATTTTTGGTGGGGAAGATAAACTCCGTAAATTAATCAATGCCTCTAATGAGGTCTATGAAGGTGATGGGTTTGTGGTTATCTCTGGCTGTATACCGGCCCTAATTGGAGATGATGTGGATGCTGTTATCAGGGAATACCAGAATGATATTCCTATATTCCATATCAATGCCCCTGGATTCAATGGGAATTCCTATGAAGGTTATGAGCTCTTCTTTGAAGCTTTAATTGATCAGATTTTAACCCCCCTTCCCACAAAAAAAGGTGTGGTAAATATTTTGGGAGTGGTGCCTTATCAGCATATCTTCTGGAAAGGTGAACTGCTTACTATTAAAAAACTCTTAGAAAACATTGGATTAAAACCTAATATTATTTTCACAGAGGCAAATGGATTTGAAAAGTTAAAAAACTTGCCTGCTGCTGAATATAATATCGTTCTTTCCACCTGGAATGGTCATCGTACTGCCAAAAAACTGGAAGAAAAATTTGGCATTCCCTCCATAACTTTCCCCAGTGTACCCCTGGGCCCTAAACAGACCAGCCACTTTTTGAGAACTGTGGGGAAAAAATTAGATATTTCTCCAGATAAAGTGGAGAATTTCATTAAAGAAGAGGAAAGAAGATCATATCGTTTCATTGAGTATTCAGGGGACGCACTTTTAATTGTACGCCCTCATTCTTACTTTGCAGTGGTGGCAGATAGTAATACCGCTATTGCCATCAACAAGTTCCTGGTTAATGAAATGGGTTATCTGCCTGACATTATTCAGTTAACTGATAATCCACCAGAAGAATATCGTGAAGAAATAATTAAGGCATTAAGTGAAGATTTAACCTCAACAATTAAACCAGAAGTGGTCTTTGAAGTAGATTCTCACCTTGCACGTGAAAAATTAAAAGATAGGCCCTTCCAGTTTTTATTTGCCAGTTCAATTGAAGCAAATTCGGCACCTGAATTAGGAGCTCTTCACGTTACCGTGGCTTTCCCTTCCTATAATCGTATAGTTCTAACAGACAGTTATGCGGGTTATGATGGGGGATTAAGACTAATAGAGGATTATATAAGTACTTTCGCTGGGCCACTGTAA
- a CDS encoding NifB/NifX family molybdenum-iron cluster-binding protein, with the protein MTLRVAVASSDGKFVNQHFGKATKFLIFDIEAEGKFEFVEVRNTAPSCVSYQQHDEEELIDTVDLLKDSRVVVVSQIGPGASQRVIDANMIPLMYPGFIEEALNEISLNLDKFE; encoded by the coding sequence ATGACCCTTAGAGTAGCAGTGGCCAGTAGCGATGGAAAATTTGTTAACCAGCACTTTGGAAAGGCCACCAAGTTTTTAATATTTGATATTGAAGCAGAAGGTAAATTTGAATTTGTGGAAGTACGAAATACTGCTCCTAGCTGTGTGAGTTACCAGCAGCATGATGAAGAGGAGTTAATTGATACGGTGGACCTACTTAAAGATTCCAGGGTAGTGGTGGTTAGTCAGATTGGACCCGGTGCATCGCAAAGAGTAATTGATGCTAATATGATTCCCCTCATGTATCCGGGATTTATTGAAGAGGCTTTAAATGAGATTAGTCTCAACCTGGATAAGTTTGAATAA
- a CDS encoding ABC transporter substrate-binding protein: MVNKKIGLFIGLILIIGLSIGIILNTGTSSADDTLRVGYLPSTGHALYFIAYEQGFFEEEGLQVELNEFQTGPDEINALLADKLDVEAGGVGEPLSFINNGKDLYIIGGAMGGGSASIANSPELAEELRNNPKEYEGKTVATVKMSTPDVVIKGALKKDGVDLEKINFVEFKTAADVVQAVKSGKAPIGLVWPPFQFTAEEQGLYIVKSSNEYEPDHPCCRIVTTSSKVEEDRDKWVRFERALIKAYDYYQNNPDGSVQAVGKYVKMDPEALKQALYDENLSLSPDPNKKGTLEYWELLEILGYDEIKDPTALENSIDTTIYKDALDQLAQENPNNQIYQQLLEQYAKLNE, translated from the coding sequence ATGGTAAATAAAAAAATAGGGTTATTTATTGGATTAATTCTGATAATTGGCCTTAGTATTGGTATAATATTGAATACAGGTACTTCCAGTGCTGATGATACTCTAAGAGTGGGTTATTTACCTTCCACTGGTCATGCTCTTTATTTCATCGCCTATGAACAAGGATTTTTTGAAGAAGAAGGGCTGCAAGTTGAACTAAATGAATTTCAAACAGGTCCTGATGAAATAAATGCACTTTTAGCTGATAAACTGGATGTTGAAGCAGGGGGAGTAGGAGAGCCATTGAGTTTCATCAATAATGGTAAGGATCTGTATATTATTGGAGGAGCAATGGGAGGAGGTTCCGCATCTATTGCTAATAGTCCTGAACTAGCTGAAGAATTGAGAAATAACCCTAAGGAATATGAAGGTAAAACTGTGGCAACAGTTAAGATGTCCACTCCCGATGTGGTCATTAAGGGTGCCCTTAAAAAAGACGGAGTTGATCTTGAAAAAATAAATTTTGTAGAATTTAAAACTGCTGCAGATGTTGTTCAGGCAGTTAAAAGTGGTAAAGCACCAATTGGATTAGTATGGCCTCCATTTCAGTTTACTGCTGAAGAACAGGGATTATATATTGTAAAGTCTTCCAATGAGTATGAACCAGATCACCCCTGCTGCAGAATAGTTACCACCTCTAGTAAGGTGGAAGAGGATCGGGATAAATGGGTAAGATTTGAAAGGGCCTTAATAAAAGCCTATGATTATTACCAGAATAACCCAGATGGTAGTGTACAAGCCGTGGGAAAATATGTAAAAATGGATCCTGAAGCTTTAAAACAAGCTCTATATGATGAAAACTTGTCATTGTCACCGGACCCTAATAAAAAAGGTACTTTGGAATACTGGGAGCTATTGGAAATTTTAGGATATGATGAGATTAAGGATCCAACTGCTCTGGAAAATTCAATCGATACCACCATTTATAAGGACGCCTTGGATCAATTAGCCCAGGAAAATCCGAATAATCAGATATACCAACAACTCTTAGAACAATACGCCAAATTGAATGAATAA